A stretch of Lathyrus oleraceus cultivar Zhongwan6 chromosome 6, CAAS_Psat_ZW6_1.0, whole genome shotgun sequence DNA encodes these proteins:
- the LOC127094563 gene encoding protein SPIRRIG has product MFKGSKEGRTMKWVTLLKDFKEKVGITQSSPPPLTPPSSAQPSSSSRENNAFSASQVSSSSPTRDRHELELDFKRFWEEFRSSSSEKEKEAALNWSIDSFCRLVKQQANVAQLVTMLVETHIFSFVVGRAFVTDIEKLKISSKTRSLDVAKVLKFFSEVTKDDISPGANLLTSVGILVSGPIDKQSLLDSGIFCCLIHVLNALLDPDVTIRRPNSATDHEGHLALQKEYNGDIGQNRRLEIEGSVVHIMKALASHPSAAQSLIEDDSLQLLFQMVAKGSLIVFLRYKEGLIPLHSIQLHRHAMQILGLLLANDNGSTAKYIRKHLLIKVLLLAVKDFDPDCGDSAYTVGIVDLLLKCVELSYRSDAGTVRLREDIHNAHGYQFLVQFALTLSNMTESQGFQSIPSDDDKDVAPDESQNSREQSFNEQEKSSVQYLSPTLSRLLDVLVSLAQTGAIESPPTYGGKGSKPSQSKGGGHIKSHTLSSEWLGDELWEKDNDKIKDLEAVQMLQDILLKASNQELQAEVLNRLFKIFSGHLDNYKLCQQLRTVPLLILNMAGFPSSLQEIILKILEYAVTVVNCVPEQELLSLCCLLQQPITSELKQTILSFFVKLLSFDQQYKKVLREVGVLEVMLDDLKQHRILGPDQQNVNFNQLERKSSSSSFTKHMGNRDVIITSPKLMESGSGKFPIFDVEATIAIAWDCMVSLLKKTEANQASFRSATGVTAMLPFLVSDIHRPGVLRILSCLIIEDASQAHPEELGVLVEILKSGMVTSASGSQYRLSVDAKCDTMGALWRILGVNSSAQKVFGEATGFSLLLTTLHGFQSDEDLDQSSLNFYAKVFTYLLRVVTAGVSGNTVNRMKLHAIISSQTFFDLLCESGLLCVEHEKQVIQLMLELALEIVIPPFLASEGLTKSNAIENESSQNLLLTPSGPVNPDKERVYNAGAIKILIRSLLMFTPMVQLNFLDLIEKLARAGPFNLESLTSTGCVELLLDTIQPFLSGSSSLLSRALKIVEVLGSYRLSASELRTLIRYVIQTRLKNSGHIIVEMMEKLILMQDMSSENISLAPFIEMDMRKIGHAAIQVSLGERSWPPAAGYSFVCWFQFQNFLKSPSKDTDPSKAVPSKKRSGPNGLQERHVLKIFSVGATSNDEATYAELYLQEDGVLTLATSNSSFLSFSGLELEEGRWHHLAIIHSKPNALAGLFQASVAYVYLNGKLRHTGKLGYSPSPPGKPLQVTIGTSVGSARVSDLAWKLRSCYLFEEVLTPGCICFMYILGRGYRGLFQDTDLLQFVPNQACGGGSMAILDSLDADLTLVANGQRVDTISKQGDLRADGSGIVWDLERLGNLSLQLSGKKLIFAFDGTSTEFIRSSGSFSVLNLVDPTSAAASPIGGIPRFGRLCGDTYICKQDVIGETIRPIGGMELVLALVEAAETRDMLHMALILLACALHQNHQNLKDMQTYRGYHLLALFLRRRMSIFDMQALEIFFQIAACEASFSEPKKLETTQANMSPGASLQEANLEDNFLSKFQDENSSIGSHGDMDDFSVPKDSFSHISELENTDIAAETSNCIVLSNADMVEHVLLDWTLWVTASVSIQIALLGFLENLVSMHWYRNHNLTILRRINLVQHLLVTLQRGDVEVPVLEKLVVLLGVILEDGFLSSELENVVRFVIMTFDPPGLAPQRPIMRESMGKHVIVRNMLLEMLIDLQVTIKSEELLEQWHKVVSSKLITYFLDEGVHPTSMRWVMTLLGVCLTSSPTFALKFRTGGGYQGLVRVLPSFYDSPDIYYILFCLIFGKPVYPRLPEVRMLDFHALMPNDGNYTELKFVELLDSVVAMAKTTFDRVSMQSMLAHQTGNLSQAGASLVAELIDGNSDMAGELQGEALVHKTYAARLMGGEASAPAAATSVLRFMVDLAKMCPLFTAVCRRPEFLESCIDLYFSCARAAHAVKIAKELSAVTEEKTLNDGDDTCSSQNTFSSLPLDQDQSVKTSISVGSFRQGQVSSSSDDMAAPANSMVGEKSDNVTVTEPESNVTVTEPESNVTVTEPESNKSLHEDRQTVQSLDGDIADQGSVSSSAHDFSFHSIKGNLDIHMPTYSQSSASLVVLDSPVFSEKSSSRIPLTPSSSPVLALTSWLGSSSHNEAKSPLTPTPSFSSSMSAVEFDSTSNPKSNFQEASSANSYFTVTSKLLLDINDSGYGGGPCSAGATAVLDFIAEVLSEFVTEQVKASQLIENILESVPLYIDSESVLVFQGLCLGRFINFLERRLLRDDEEDEKKLDKIRWSTNLDALCWLIVDRVYMGAFPQPSGVLKTLEFLLSMLQLANKDGRIEEAAPAGKRLLSIGRGSKQLEAYIHSILKNTNRMILYCFLPIFLVSIGEDDLLSRLGFLVEPKKRLSSTSSQDDSGIDIYTVLQLLVAHKRIIFCPSNTDTDLNCCLCVNLVSLLCDKRHNVQNIAIDVFKYLLVHRRAALEDLLVSKPNQGKQLDVLHGGFDKLLTRSLSEFSEWYQNTEQIVNKVLEQCACIMWVQYIAGSAKFPGVRIKGIEGRRKKEMGKKTREAAKLDLRHWEQVNERRYALDLVRDAMSTELRVVRQDKYGWILHAESEWQCHLQQLVHERGIFPLSKSSLTEEPEWQLCPIEGPYRMRKKLECCRLKIDTIQNILDGQFELEIPELSKGKVDHGPNASDSKPYFPLLTDGAKQNSSDSELFEPFFEDTLDSVKDAVSEKNEWNEDKASSMNASLHSALEHGAKSSTMSVPIGESTQGRSDMGSPRQSSSVKVDDLKIADDRSDKELHDNGEYLIRPFLEPLEKIRFKYNCERVVGLDKHDGIFLIGEFCLYVIENFYIDDSGCFWEKECEDELSVIDQALGVKKDLNGSLDFQSKSTLSWSTTAKSLVGGRAWAYSGGAWGKEKLQTSGNLPHPWRMWKLDSVHEILKRDYQLRPVAVEIFSMDGCNDLLVFHKKEREEVFKNLVAMNLPRNSMLDTTISGSSKQESNEGSRLFKVVAKSFSKRWQSGEISNFQYLMHLNTLAGRGYSDLTQYPVFPWVLADYESENLDLSDPKTFRRLDKPMGCQTPEGEEEFKKRYDSWDDPEVPKFHYGSHYSSAGIVLFYLLRLPPFSSENQKLQGGQFDHADRLFNSVRDTWLSAAGKGNTSDVKELIPEFFYMPEFLENQFNLDLGEKQSGEKVGDVFLPPWAKGSSREFINKHREALESDFVSENLHHWIDLIFGYKQRGKAAEESVNVFYHYTYEGSVDIDSVTDPAMKASILAQINHFGQTPKQLFLKAHVKRKTDRKLPPHPLKHCSHLVPHEIRKSSSPITQIVALNDKILIAGTNNLLKPRTYTKYVAWGFPDCSLRFLSYEQDRLISTHENLHGGNQIQCASVSHDGQILVTGADDGLVNVWRVSKFGPRALRRLKLEKPLCGHTAKITCLQVCQPYMLIVSGSDDCTVIIWDLSSMAFVRQLPEFPAPISAVFVNDLTGEIVTAAGILLSVWSINGDCLSMINTSQLPSDCILSVTSSTFSDWQETKWYATGHQSGSVKVWQMVHFSDPESSLSKSGSSGFRALNLGSKEPEYRLILRKVLKFHKHPVTALFLSTDLKQLLSGDSEGHLLSWTLPDESVRGSLNLG; this is encoded by the exons ATGTTTAAAGGATCGAAAGAGGGAAGAACGATGAAATGGGTTACATTGCTTAAAGACTTCAAAGAGAAGGTTGGAATCACTCAATCTTCGCCACCGCCTTTAACTCCTCCTTCTTCTGCTCAACCTTCATCTTCTTCTCGTGAAAACAATGCCTTCTCAGCTTCGCAAGTCTCTTCTTCATCTCCTACCAG GGACAGACATGAGCTGGAATTGGATTTCAAGAGATTCTGGGAAGAGTTTAGGTCATCCAGCTCTGAGAAG GAAAAAGAAGCGGCCTTGAATTGGAGTATAGATTCTTTTTGTAGATTAGTAAAGCAGCAGGCTAATGTAGCTCAATTAGTTACCAT GTTAGTTGAAACACATATATTCTCTTTTGTTGTGGGACGAGCGTTTGTAACAGATATAGAGAAGTTAAAAATCAGCAGCAAAACAAGATCTTTGGATGTTGCTAAAGTTTTAAAGTTTTTCTCTGAAGTCACAAAG GATGACATCAGTCCAGGAGCAAATTTATTAACGTCAGTGGGAATCCTTGTATCTGGG CCTATTGACAAGCAATCTTTACTTGACTCCGGAATATTTTGCTGTCTCATTCATGTTCTCAATGCCCTTCTCGATCCTGATGTAACCATTCGAAGGCCAAATAGTGCTACCGATCATGAAGGACATTTGGCCTTACAAAAAGAATATAATGGTGATATTGGGCAAAACCGGCGGCTCGAG ATAGAGGGAAGTGTAGTGCATATCATGAAAGCACTAGCAAGCCATCCATCAGCAGCTCAGAGTTTGATAGAGGATGATTCACTTCAGTTGCTTTTTCAAATGGTTGCCAAGGGGTCTTTGATTGTTTTCTTACGTTATAAGGAAGGACTTATTCCATTGCACAGTATACAACTTCATAGACATGCTATGCAG ATACTTGGTCTTCTTTTGGCAAATGACAATGGAAGCACAGCCAAATACATCCGCAAGCATCTCCTG ATAAAAGTTCTTTTATTGGCTGTGAAAGATTTTGATCCTGATTGTGGAGATTCTGCTTATACCGTAGGCATTGTTGACTTGTTACTCAAGTGTGTTGAATTGTCATATAGATCTG ATGCTGGTACAGTCAGATTGCGAGAGGATATACATAATGCCCATGGATATCAATTCCTTGTTCAATTTGCACTAACTCTTTCAAACATGACAGAAAGTCAGGGCTTTCAATCCATTCCTTCTGATGATGACAAAGATGTTGCTCCAGATGAGTCCCAAAATAGCAGAGAACAAAGTTTCAATGAACAAGAGAAGTCTTCCGTTCAATATCTCTCACCAACTCTGTCTAGGTTGCTAGATGTTCTTGTTAGTCTAGCTCAAACTGGGGCGATTGAGTCTCCACCTACTTATGGGGGTAAGGGTTCTAAACCTTCTCAGAGCAAGGGTGGGGGTCATATCAAAAGTCATACCTTATCTAGTGAGTGGCTTGGTGATGAATTATGGGAGAAGGACAATGATAAAATTAAGGACCTCGAAGCAGTCCAGATGTTGCAAGATATTCTCCTTAAAGCCAGTAACCAGGAGTTGCAGGCCGAAGTACTAAACAGACTGTTCAAAATTTTTTCAGGTCATTTAGATAACTATAAGTTGTGTCAACAATTACGCACTGTTCCACTTTTAATCCTAAATATGGCTGGTTTTCCTTCTTCTTTGCAAGAGATAATCTTGAAAATTCTCGAGTATGCTGTGACTGTAGTAAATTGTGTTCCCGAGCAAGAGTTACTGTCACTTTGTTGCTTATTGCAGCAACCAATAACATCAGAGTTGAAGCAGACAATACTTTCTTTCTTTGTCAAACTCTTGTCTTTTGACCAACAGTACAAGAAAGTTCTGCGAGAAGTTGGTGTTTTGGAAGTTATGTTAGATGATTTGAAGCAACACAGAATTTTAGGTCCAGATCAACAGAATGTTAACTTCAACCAGCTAGAGAGGAAAAGTAGCTCAAGTAGCTTTACGAAGCATATGGGCAATAGGGATGTTATTATTACTTCTCCCAAGCTTATGGAATCTGGTTCAGGGAAGTTTCCTATTTTTGATGTTGAAGCTACAATTGCTATTGCCTGGGACTGCATGGTATCTTTGTTGAAGAAAACTGAGGCCAATCAAGCTTCATTCCGCTCCGCTACTGGTGTGACTGCCATGCTGCCTTTTTTGGTGTCTGATATACACCGTCCAGGGGTTCTCAGGATATTGTCATGTCTTATAATTGAAGATGCCTCACAG GCCCATCCTGAAGAATTAGGTGTGTTGGTTGAAATTTTGAAAAGTGGAATGGTAACCAGTGCGTCTGGTTCCCAGTACCGGCTTTCCGTTGATGCAAAATGCGACACTATGGGAGCACTGTGGCGTATCCTGGGAGTTAATAGCTCTGCTCAGAAGGTTTTTGGTGAAGCGACTGGTTTTTCTCTATTGCTTACGACACTCCATGGGTTCCAAAGTGATGAAGACTTGGACCAATCCTCATTGAATTTTTACGCTAAGGTTTTTACCTATTTATTGCGTGTTGTAACTGCTGGAGTGTCTGGCAATACTGTTAATAGAATGAAGCTGCATGCAATTATATCGTCGCAAACTTTCTTTGATCTTCTGTGTGAGTCTGGCCTACTTTGTGTGGAGCATGAAAAACAAGTCATCCAGTTGATGTTAGAACTTGCTCTTGAAATAGTGATTCCGCCTTTCTTAGCATCAGAAGGTTTGACAAAATCAAATGCAATTGAGAATGAGTCTTCTCAGAATCTTTTATTGACTCCGTCAGGTCCAGTTAATCCTGATAAAGAGCGAGTTTACAATGCTGGCGCTATTAAGATTCTGATTCGTTCATTATTGATGTTCACTCCTATGGTGCAGTTAAATTTTTTAGACCTAATTGAAAAGTTGGCTCGTGCTGGCCCCTTTAATCTGGAAAGCCTCACTTCAACAG GTTGTGTGGAACTTTTGCTGGATACAATCCAGCCTTTTCTTTCGGGTTCATCTTCCTTACTCTCTCGTGCATTGAAGATTGTAGAAGTTCTTGGTTCTTACAG GCTATCTGCGTCTGAACTTCGTACGCTCATCAGATATGTTATACAAACGAGGCTGAAAAATTCTGGTCATATAATTGTTGAAATGATGGAAAAATTAATTCTGATGCAAGACATGTCCTCAGAGAATATCTCTCTAGCACCATTTATTGAGATGGATATGAGAAAGATCGGGCATGCTGCCATTCAGGTTTCGTTGGGTGAAAGATCATGGCCTCCAGCTGCTGGTTATTCATTTGTTTGTTGGTTCCAGTTTCAAAATTTTTTGAAGTCGCCATCCAAAGATACTGACCCTTCTAAAGCCGTCCCTTCCAAGAAGCGCTCTGGCCCAAATGGACTACAGGAGCGACATGTCTTAAAGATTTTTTCTGTTGGTGCTACTAGCAATGATGAAGCAACCTATGCTGAACTTTATCTCCAGGAGGATGGCGTTTTAACTCTTGCAACCAGCAACTCTTCCTTCTTATCATTTTCTGGTTTAGAACTTGAAGAAGGAAGGTGGCATCACCTTGCAATCATTCACAGCAAGCCAAATGCTCTTGCTGGGCTGTTTCAAGCTAGTGTTGCATATGTTTATCTAAATGGGAAGTTGAGGCACACTGGGAAGTTAGGATACTCGCCCTCCCCACCTGGTAAACCATTGCAAGTCACTATTGGGACATCAGTTGGCAGTGCGAGAGTTAGTGACTTAGCATGGAAACTACGCTCTTGCTATCTTTTTGAGGAAGTGCTTACACCCGGCTGTATTTGTTTTATGTATATACTTGGTAGAGGATACAGAGGGCTCTTTCAGGATACTGATCTTCTACAATTTGTACCTAACCAGGCCTGTGGTGGTGGTAGTATGGCCATATTAGATTCTTTAGATGCTGATTTGACTTTGGTTGCTAATGGTCAGAGAGTGGATACTATTAGTAAGCAGGGAGACCTAAGGGCAGATGGAAGTGGAATTGTCTGGGATTTGGAGAGACTTGGAAACCTTTCTTTACAGCTTTCAGGGAAGAAACTCATTTTTGCATTTGATGGAACTTCTACAGAATTTATTCGATCTTCAGGTAGTTTTTCAGTGCTTAATTTGGTTGATCCTACGTCAGCTGCTGCGTCTCCTATTGGAG GTATTCCACGTTTTGGACGACTCTGTGGAGATACTTACATCTGCAAGCAAGATGTGATCGGAGAGACTATCCGTCCTATTGGTGGGATGGAACTTGTCCTTGCTCTTGTTGAAGCTGCAGAAACTAGGGATATGCTGCATATGGCTTTGATTTTACTTGCCTGTGCACTTCACCAAAATCATCAAAATCTTAAGGACATGCAAACATATAGGGGATACCACCTGCTTGCTCTTTTTTTGCGTCGTAGAATGTCAATATTCGACATGCAAGCTCTTGAGATATTCTTTCAGATTGCTGCATGTGAAGCTTCATTTTCTGAACCCAAAAAGTTGGAAACTACCCAGGCTAACATGTCTCCTGGTGCATCACTGCAGGAAGCCAATCTCGAGGATAATTTTTTGTCGAAGTTTCAGGATGAGAATTCTTCAATTGGGTCTCATGGAGACATGGATGATTTTTCCGTACCAAAAGATTCGTTTAGTCACATTTCAGAGCTAGAAAATACTGATATTGCTGCAGAAACTTCAAATTGCATTGTCTTGTCAAATGCGGACATGGTTGAACATGTCTTGTTGGATTGGACATTGTGGGTAACAGCCTCAGTTTCAATCCAAATTGCATTACTTGGTTTTCTTGAAAACTTAGTGTCTATGCACTGGTACAGAAATCATAACCTTACAATTTTGCGGCGAATCAACCTTGTTCAACATTTACTAGTTACATTGCAAAGGGGTGATGTTGAAGTTCCTGTCCTTGAAAAATTGGTTGTGTTGCTTGGGGTCATTTTGGAAGATGGGTTTCTATCTTCCGAGCTTGAAAATGTGGTTAGATTTGTGATAATGACATTTGATCCACCAGGGTTGGCTCCACAACGTCCAATTATGAGAGAATCAATGGGAAAACATGTGATTGTTAGAAATATGTTACTAGAGATGCTAATTGATCTACAAGTCACAATTAAATCAGAAGAGTTGCTTGAGCAGTGGCATAAAGTTGTTTCTTCCAAGTTAATTACATATTTTCTTGATGAAGGAGTTCACCCCACAAGTATGAGATGGGTCATGACTTTACTTGGCGTATGTCTTACTTCCTCTCCAACATTTGCACTTAAATTTCGAACTGGTGGAGGTTATCAAGGTTTGGTTCGCGTGCTCCCCAGTTTCTATGATTCCCCAGATATCTATTATATTTTGTTCTGTTTGATATTTGGCAAGCCAGTTTATCCTAGGTTACCAGAGGTCCGCATGCTGGACTTTCATGCTCTTATGCCAAATGATGGAAATTATACGGAACTTAAATTTGTAGAATTGTTGGATTCTGTGGTAGCTATGGCAAAAACTACTTTTGATAGAGTAAGCATGCAGTCAATGCTTGCCCACCAAACTGGCAATCTTTCACAGGCTGGTGCAAGCCTTGTGGCCGAGCTTATAGACGGAAATTCAGACATGGCTGGTGAGCTTCAAGGAGAAGCTCTTGTGCACAAGACCTATGCTGCTCGTCTTATGGGTGGAGAGGCATCGGCTCCTGCTGCTGCAACTTCTGTTCTACGATTTATGGTTGATCTGGCTAAGATGTGCCCCCTTTTTACTGCTGTTTGTAGGCGTCCAGAATTTCTTGAAAGCTGCATTGACTTGTATTTTTCTTGTGCAAG GGCTGCACATGCTGTTAAAATAGCCAAAGAACTCTCTGCAGTGACGGAAGAAAAAACCTTGAATGATGGTGATGATACCTGCAGTTCCCAAAATACATTTTCTAGCTTGCCTCTGGATCAGGATCAGTCTGTCAAAACCTCTATTAGTGTCGGTAGCTTTCGTCAAGGGCAGGTAAGTTCAAGTTCTGATGATATGGCTGCACCAGCAAACTCTATGGTTGGTGAGAAATCAGACAATGTTACAGTAACAGAGCCAGAGTCAAATGTTACTGTAACCGAGCCAGAGTCAAATGTTACTGTAACCGAGCCAGAATCAAATAAATCTCTCCATGAAGACAGACAAACTGTTCAAAGCTTGGATGGTGATATTGCTGATCAGGGCTCTGTCTCTTCCAGTGCACATGATTTTAGCTTTCACAGTATCAAAGGAAATTTGGACATTCACATGCCAACATATTCCCAGAGTTCGGCATCTCTTGTTGTTCTGGATTCTCCTGTTTTTTCAGAAAAATCCAGTTCTAGAATTCCTCTTACACCTTCTTCATCACCAGTTCTTGCGTTGACATCTTGGCTGGGAAGCTCAAGCCATAACGAAGCAAAATCTCCCCTAACTCCCACTCCTTCCTTCAGTTCTTCGATGTCTGCTGTGGAATTTGATTCAACTTCAAACCCAAAGTCCAATTTTCAAGAGGCATCTTCTGCAAATTCTTACTTTACAGTAACCTCGAAGCTGCTTTTGGATATAAATGATTCTGGATATGGTGGTGGTCCCTGCTCTGCAGGAGCTACCGCTGTATTAGATTTCATTGCAGAAGTCCTTTCTGAATTTGTGACAGAACAGGTGAAAGCATCACAGCTTATAGAGAACATCTTGGAAAGTGTTCCTCTATATATCGATAGTGAATCTGTGTTGGTTTTCCAAGGACTGTGTCTTGGGAGGTTTATAAACTTCCTTGAGAGGCGACTGCTGCgtgatgatgaagaagatgagaaaaagttAGATAAGATTCGTTGGTCGACAAATTTGGATGCTTTGTGCTGGCTGATAGTGGACCGGGTATACATGGGTGCTTTTCCTCAACCTTCAGGGGTACTGAAAACTCTTGAGTTTTTGTTGTCGATGTTGCAATTGGCAAACAAAGATGGTAGAATTGAAGAAGCTGCTCCTGCTGGAAAGAGGCTCTTGTCAATTGGAAGAGGAAGTAAGCAACTTGAGGCTTATATTCACTCAATTCTTAAAAATACTAATCGGATGATATTATATTGCTTCCTCCCAATTTTCTTAGTTAGTATAGGGGAAGATGATCTCCTTTCACGTTTGGGTTTTCTCGTGGAACCAAAAAAGAGACTATCCTCAACTTCTTCTCAAGATGATTCAGGGATTGATATATACACTGTCTTGCAGTTATTGGTTGCTCATAAAAGAATAATATTCTGTCCCAGCAATACCGATACAGATCTTAATTGCTGTCTATGTGTGAATCTAGTATCTCTTCTATGTGATAAAAGACATAATGTACAGAATATTGCTATAGATGTGTTCAAGTATCTTCTGGTGCATAGGAGGGCTGCATTAGAAGATTTGCTTGTTTCCAAACCTAATCAAGGGAAGCAACTTGATGTACTTCATGGTGGTTTTGATAAATTATTGACTAGAAGTTTGTCAGAGTTTTCTGAGTGGTATCAGAATACTGAACAGATTGTGAATAAGGTATTGGAGCAGTGTGCTTGCATTATGTGGGTGCAGTATATTGCAGGATCAGCAAAGTTTCCAGGAGTAAGAATCAAAGGGATAGAAGGTCGGCGAAAGAAGGAAATGGGAAAAAAAACTCGAGAAGCTGCAAAATTAGATTTAAGGCACTGGGAGCAGGTAAATGAGCGAAGATATGCACTGGATTTAGTTCGTGATGCAATGTCCACTGAGTTGAGAGTTGTTAGGCAGGATAAGTATGGATGGATTCTGCATGCTGAGAGTGAGTGGCAATGCCATCTTCAGCAACTTGTGCATGAACGAGGGATATTCCCACTAAGTAAATCCTCTTTGACCGAAGAGCCAGAATGGCAGCTTTGTCCAATTGAAGGTCCATATCGAATGCGGAAAAAACTTGAATGTTGTAGACTTAAAATTGACACCATACAAAATATTCTTGACGGACAGTTTGAATTGGAGATACCAGAGTTGTCGAAAGGAAAAGTTGACCATGGTCCTAATGCATCCGATTCAAAACCTTATTTTCCACTGTTGACTGATGGTGCCAAACAGAATAGTTCCGACAGTGAGCTGTTTGAACCTTTCTTTGAAGATACGTTGGATAGTGTTAAAGATGCAGTTTCTGAGAAGAACGAGTGGAATGAAGACAAAGCTAGTAGCATGAATGCAAGTCTGCATTCTGCACTTGAGCATGGTGCTAAGTCTAGTACAATGTCAGTTCCAATAGGAGAAAGCACACAAGGAAGATCTGATATGGGATCTCCAAGACAATCTTCTTCTGTGAAAGTTGATGATCTTAAAATTGCCGATGATAGGTCTGATAAAGAACTGCATGATAATGGTGAATACTTAATCAGACCTTTTCTGGAACCTTTGGAGAAAATAAGATTTAAATATAACTGCGAACGAGTTGTAGGTCTCGACAAACATGATGGTATATTCCTGATAGGTGAATTCTGTTTGTATGTGATTGAAAACTTTTATATTGACGACTCTGGCTGCTTTTGGGAGAAGGAATGTGAAGATGAACTCTCAGTCATTGATCAGGCTTTGGGTGTCAAGAAAGATCTTAATGGCAGTTTAGATTTTCAATCCAAATCAACTTTGTCATGGAGCACAACAGCTAAATCATTGGTTGGGGGAAGGGCATGGGCCTACAGTGGCGGTGCATGGGGAAAGGAAAAATTACAAACCAGTGGAAACTTACCTCATCCTTGGCGCATGTGGAAGCTTGATAGTGTTCATGAGATTTTGAAGCGTGATTACCAACTTCGTCCTGTTGCTGTTGAAATATTTAGCATGGATGGATGTAATGATCTTTTGGTCTTCCATAAAAAAGAGAGGGAAGAAGTTTTTAAAAATCTAGTTGCCATGAATCTTCCACGGAATAGCAT GCTGGACACAACTATTTCCGGATCATCAAAACAAGAAAGCAATGAGGGCAGCCGTCTCTTCAAAGTAGTGGCAAAATCCTTTTCAAAAAGGTGGCAAAGTGGAGAAATAAGCAACTTCCAATACCTTATGCATCTCAACACCTTGGCAGGACGTGGATATAGTGATCTTACCCAATATCCAGTCTTTCCATGGGTCCTTGCGGATTATGAGAGTGAAAATCTCGATTTGTCTGACCCAAAAACGTTCCGTAGGCTCGATAAACCAATGGGCTGTCAGACACCTGAAGGAGAAGAGGAATTTAAAAAAAG ATATGATAGCTGGGATGATCCAGAGGTTCCAAAGTTTCATTATGGATCTCATTATTCTAGTGCTGGAATCGTTTTATTCTATCTCCTCCGTCTGCCCCCATTCAGTTCAGAGAATCAAAAGCTTCAGGGTGGCCAGTTTGACCATGCTGATCGCCTTTTCAATAGTGTAAGGGATACTTGGTTAAGTGCTGCTGGGAAGGGAAACACATCTGATGTGAAGGAACTAATTCCAGAATTTTTTTATATGCCCGAGTTCTTGGAGAATCAATTCAATCTTGACTTGGGAGAGAAACAGTCTGGCGAGAAG GTTGGGGATGTTTTCCTACCTCCATGGGCAAAAGGCAGCTCTAGAGAGTTCATCAATAAGCACAGGGAAGCTCTTGAATCTGATTTTGTCTCAGAAAATTTGCACCACTGGATAGACCTCATTTTTGGATATAAGCAGAGAGGGAAG GCTGCCGAGGAATCAGTCAATGTGTTCTATCATTATACATATGAGGGGAGTGTAGACATAGACTCGGTTACAGATCCTGCCATGAAAGCATCCATTTTAGCACAGATTAATCATTTTGGGCAGACACCAAAGCAACTGTTTCTCAAAGCACACGTGAAAAGGAAAACTGACAGAAAACTTCCTCCTCATCCCCTTAAACATTGCAGTCATCTTGTTCCACATGAGATCCGCAAAAGTTCTTCACCCATCACTCAAATTGTCGCTCTCAATGATAAAATTCTCATAGCAGGAACTAACAATTTGCTTAAACCAAGAACATATACCAAATATGTTGCTTGGGGTTTCCCTGATTGCAGCCTTAGATTTTTGAGCTATGAACAAGATAGACTTATTTCAACACATGAAAATTTACATGGAGGTAATCAAATTCAGTGTGCTAGTGTTAGCCATGATGGTCAGATTCTGGTTACTGGGGCAGATGATGGGCTTGTTAATGTTTGGAGAGTTAGTAAGTTTGGGCCCCGTGCCTTACGGCGCTTGAAGTTGGAGAAGCCACTTTGTGGGCACACAGCCAAAATCACTTGCCTTCAAGTATGCCAGCCTTACATGCTTATTGTGAGTGGATCGGATGATTGTACAGTTATTATATGGGATCTCAGCTCGATGGCATTTGTACGGCAACTACCAGAATTCCCAGCACCGATTTCAGCAGTTTTTGTTAATGACTTGACTGGAGAGATTGTTACAGCAGCTGGTATTCTTCTGTCAGTTTGGAGCATCAACGGGGACTGCCTGTCAATGATCAACACATCACAACTGCCATCTGATTGTATTCTCTCAGTGACAAGCAGTACATTTTCTGATTGGCAGGAAACAAAGTGGTACGCAACTGGTCATCAGAGTGGTTCTGTCAAAGTTTGGCAAATGGTGCACTTCTCTGACCCAGAGAGCTCCCTCAGCAAATCAGGTTCTAGTGGATTCAGAGCGTTAAATCTTGGTTCAAAAGAACCAGAATACAGATTGATCCTACGCAAGGTACTCAAGTTTCATAAGCATCCGGTTACTGCCCTTTTTCTCTCAACTGATCTGAAACAGCTATTAAGCGGGGATTCAGAAGGGCACTTGCTTTCCTGGACACTACCTGATGAGAGTGTGCGAGGTTCGTTAAATCTGGGGTGA